In Hermetia illucens chromosome 5, iHerIll2.2.curated.20191125, whole genome shotgun sequence, a single window of DNA contains:
- the LOC119656852 gene encoding antigen 5 like allergen Cul n 1-like: protein MRGILVCVFLAFCIQARVSSVCYIYRGFGPKCPADAQILDSFYLKDVFVEAHNFYRNLVASGYLPGYEPAARMATMVWDDELALLAENNVRSCDYEHDSCTTTSYFTRSGQNLIAQYKGQYYDPIQFIQSSMQTFFDEHKKADMSYVYQFRADNRFEEIGHFTEMILDRNVRVGCAIVQFTEKGWTRLNMACNYASIHKQGRPLYEPGPPASRCLTGPNPQYPGLCSTYENFDPNWRKK from the exons ATGAGAGGGATTTTAGTTTGTGTGTTTTTAGCGTTCTGTATACAAGCGCGGGTTTCTAGTGTTTGCTATATATATCGG GGATTTGGACCGAAATGCCCCGCAGATGCACAGATTCTGGACTCGTTCTATTTGAAGGATGTTTTCGTGGAAGCTCACAATTTCTATCGGAATTTAGTTGCTTCTGGATATCTTCCTGGATATGAACCTGCTGCTCGTATGGCTACTATG GTGTGGGACGACGAACTTGCGCTACTGGCTGAAAATAATGTCAGATCTTGTGATTATGAACATGACAGCTGCACAACAACCTCGTATTTCACCAGGAGTGGCCAGAACTTGATTGCACAATATAAAGGTCAATATTACGACCCAATTCAATTCATTCAGTCAAGCATGCAAACATTTTTCGACGAACACAAAAAAGCCGATATGAGCTACGTGTATCAATTCCGAGCTGATAATAGATT CGAAGAAATTGGTCACTTCACTGAAATGATACTGGACAGAAACGTTCGCGTTGGCTGTGCAATCGTCCAATTCACTGAGAAGGGATGGACTCGTTTGAACATGGCCTGCAATTACGCTTCAATCCATAAACAAGGTCGACCTTTATATGAACCTGGACCACCAGCATCTAGATGCTTAACAGGGCCAAATCCACAATATCCCGGATTGTGTTCTACTTACGAAAACTTCGATCCGAATTGGAGGAAGAAATAA
- the LOC119656851 gene encoding tubulin-folding cofactor B — protein sequence MGDQITLGASDFVKVNITNSKTESVVFEKKFPKDISVADLKNKLEILTGGCAATMQVELYNGDNLVCKLDNNDALVGSFPIEDGMRFHVIDNFQLFTETVEKFDLTEEQYNQKEDSLRSFLKKNKLGKYNEEEMKKIEEKRREAAEEEARKAAECKVGLRCQVTTKNQPRRRGVIMFNGEVEGKKGVLIGVKFDEPLGVNDGSLEGKRYFECEPKYGSFVTPAAVEVGDFPPEETGLEDEI from the exons ATGGGTGACCAAATTACATTGGGTGCTTCGGATTTTGTTAAAGTGAATATAACTAACTCGAAAACGGAGAGCGTTGTTTTCGAGAAGAAGTTCCCGAAGGACATAAGCGTTGCGGACCTGAAG AATAAACTGGAAATATTGACCGGAGGATGTGCCGCAACAATGCAAGTAGAACTTTACAATGGGGACAATCTCGTTTGTAAACTAGACAACAATGACGCATTAGTAGGATCGTTTCCAATTGAAGATGGAATGCGCTTTCACGTTATCGATAATTTCCAACTGTTCACTGAAACTGTTGAGAAATTCGATCTAACCGAAGAACAATACAATCAGaaagaagattctcttcgaagtTTCTTAAAAAAGAATAAACTGGGAAAATATAAtgaagaagaaatgaaaaagatCGAAGAGAAAAGGCGCGAAGCTGCCGAAGAGGAAGCTCGTAAAGCGGCAGAGTGCAAAGTTGGCTTGAGATGTCAG GTAACAACAAAGAATCAACCCCGTAGGCGTGGTGTGATCATGTTCAACGGTGAAGTCGAGGGTAAAAAAGGAGTTCTCATTGGGGTGAAATTCGACGAACCACTTGGCGTTAATGACGGAAG TTTGGAAGGAAAGCGTTACTTTGAATGTGAACCGAAATACGGCAGTTTTGTAACACCTGCAGCGGTTGAAGTGGGCGATTTTCCTCCCGAAGAGACCGGGCTTGAAGATGAAATTTAA
- the LOC119656850 gene encoding exostosin-2, with protein MTAPGKPSAIKPSLKSRSEKHLNLLTYVLISVVIFGGVSFLWDFFGKSAGQDENFREKISLSLANIPQITLEEDAELARGRNPNCTFWDCLNVYRCGQREQDRITIYVYPIKEFADPEGNQAFTLTREYHEILQTIVDSPYYTPNPNEACIFVPSIDTLNQDLFDTNLVSKALASLNYWENGENHLIFNMIPGAHPNYNRVLDVNTDKALIAGGGFDSWTYRPSFDIALPVWSPALRDLKLSKEKSARKYLLISPQLNLYHPEHIRRLKDKTASQTSILVLDLCPAPTLSPNDKFFEEKDIRCSYPHGDEFEYPKVLERGTFCLIGRSVRLGQPHFLEALAFGCIPVVMIDNYVLPFEDIIDWSLASIRVREADAHSLLDRLHGVSETKIEELRKQGSWLYNKYFNSMETITLTTLELLNDRVFPHLAKNSLEWNVKETPHAAQNPLFLPFIAPKSQGFTAVILTYDRIESLFTLIQKLSAVPSLQKILVIWNNQKKPPPHPSMFPKISKPLKVIQTRANKLSNRFYPYDEIETEAILTIDDDIVMLTADELDFGYEVWREFPDRIVGFPSRTHVWDNSTNRWRYESEWTNQISMVLTGAAFHHKFWSYMYTNAMPGDIKDWVDDHMNCEDIAMNFLVANITNKPPIKVAPRKKFKCPECINTEMLSADANHMMERTACINRFAQIYGVMPLKSVEFRADPVLYKDNIPEKLKRFNDVGSLR; from the exons ATGACGGCACCCGGTAAGCCCAGTGCAATAAAACCTAGTTTAAAGTCGCGTAGTGAAAAACATTTGAATTTGCTCACATACGTGCTGATCTCGGTGGTGATATTTGGTGGTGTCTCGTTTTTGTGGGACTTCTTCGGCAAGTCAGCAGGGCAAGATGAGAATTTCAGGGAAAAGATTTCTCTGTCGCTGGCCAACATTCCACAGATTACGCTGGAGGAAGATGCTGAGCTGGCGCGTGGCAGGAATCCGAACTGCACCTTCTGGGATTGTTTGAATGTGTACCGATGTGGCCAGAGGGAGCAGGACCGGATCACAATCTACGTGTATCCGATCAAGGAGTTCGCTGACCCCGAGGGGAATCAGGCCTTCACCCTGACTCGGGAGTACCATGAAATCCTTCAGACGATTGTCGATAGTCCGTACTACACCCCGAATCCGAATGAGGCGTGTATTTTTGTGCCAAGCATCGACACGCTGAACCAGGACTTATTCGATACGAATCTGGTAAGCAAAGCACTGGCCTCCCTGAACTACTGGGAAAACGGGGAGAATCATTTGATTTTCAATATGATCCCCGGAGCACATCCGAACTACAATCGAGTGCTAGATGTGAACACTGACAAAGCGTTGATTGCAGGGGGCGGGTTTGACTCGTGGACCTACAGACCTTCATTCGACATTGCACTGCCCGTGTGGAGCCCCGCTTTACGGGATTTGAAACTCTCTAAAGAAAAATCTGCTCGGAAATATCTACTAATATCGCCTCAGCTCAATTTATACCACCCCGAACACATTCGCCGCCTAAAGGACAAAACTGCAAGTCAGACCAGCATTCTCGTTCTCGACCTGTGTCCTGCGCCTACTCTTTCGCCAAATGATAAGTTCTTTGAAGAGAAAGACATTCGCTGCAGTTATCCCCACGGAGATGAGTTTGAGTACCCGAAGGTGCTGGAACGGGGTACTTTCTGCCTAATTGGACGGAGTGTGCGGTTAGGGCAACCTCATTTCCTTGAGGCCCTTGCATTCGGCTGCATTCCGGTTGTAATGATCGACAACTATGTCCTTCCGTTCGAGGATATCATTGATTGGAGTTTAGCGTCGATCCGTGTGCGCGAAGCTGATGCCCATTCATTGCTGGACCGCTTGCATGGCGTGTCTGAAAcgaaaatcgaagaacttcggaAGCAAGGATCGTGGTTATACAACAAATACTTCAATAGCATGGAGACCATCACACTCACCACGCTAGAGCTGTTAAACGATCGAGTTTTTCCTCACTTGGCGAAAAATTCGCTAGAATGGAACGTAAAGGAAACACCGCATGCGGCTCAGAATCCTCTCTTCCTGCCTTTCATTGCGCCGAAGTCACAAGGGTTCACGGCTGTGATCCTGACCTATGACCGCATCGAAAGTCTATTCACGCTCATCCAAAAGTTGTCTGCGGTTCCGTCCCTACAGAAAATTCTCGTGATTTGGAACAACCAGAAAAAGCCCCCTCCGCATC CCTCTATGTTCCCTAAAATTTCGAAACCCTTGAAAGTTATCCAGACACGAGCGAATAAACTTTCCAATCGTTTCTATCCGTATGACGAGATCGAAACGGAAGCGATTCTAACAATTGATGACGACATTGTGATGTTGACTGCAGACGAACTGGACTTTGG CTACGAAGTGTGGCGAGAGTTCCCCGACCGCATTGTTGGATTCCCTAGTCGCACTCACGTCTGGGATAACTCGACGAACCGATGGAGGTACGAATCGGAGTGGACGAATCAAATCTCCATGGTCCTGACAGGGGCCGCGTTCCACCACAAG TTCTGGAGCTACATGTACACCAATGCAATGCCAGGCGACATAAAAGATTGGGTCGACGATCACATGAACTGTGAGGACATCGCCATGAACTTCCTGGTCGCAAACATTACTAACAAACCCCCGATCAAGGTAGCTCCACGCAAAAAATTCAAGTGTCCCGAATGCATAAATACGGAAATGCTCTCTGCTGACGCGAATCACATGATGGAGCGCACGGCGTGTATAAATCGCTTCGCACAAATCTACGGGGTGATGCCATTGAAATCTGTCGAATTCCGCGCCGACCCGGTCCTGTACAAGGACAATATCCCGGAGAAGTTGAAACGATTCAACGATGTTGGCAGCCTGCGTTAG